ggcgAGCAAAATGGCTTAgagtcttggctactggcgatataataatataataataatttatttatttacggtctttaagacctagttcaaggtaaaaaaaaaaaaatatatatatatatatatatataaataaattgtatacattacatgcttaatgacttacagtataaaaataattttgctttaaacttattaatattttcacagtcttttatcgcatttggtaattcattgtacattttataacctatatattctaaagtcttcttcgcgaactccgttcttactctaggcagtcttatatttccgctgcttctagttccatagttatgtatttcatgattaaaatgtattctcccgttcagataattcggtgttattcctaatttcatatgatgtataaatttcaatgtgaaataatatatcgactgttttacactgagccagtttaacatatttagcattgtagtttttggtgttctaagcgaacattttaaaattaatcgcattgccttgttttgttgtatctgcagtttttttatttgtgtgtcatttgctaatagcaggattgttggacaatagataaagtgcggttcaataattgatcgatacactaataatttgtgtcgttgactaatatatttacaagttctgtacataaaaccaattttttttgcaattttgttttctaaataatttatgtgttctccaaatctaaggtttttgtcgatccagactcctaggtatttgatcttgtctacttgctgaatttcaacatttcttatcttcagagtaatattgctaagggtattggcacccataatgctttgatttttgcaaaatatcatacttttggttttatccacgttcactttcaactttctatggcatagccatttgtaaagggagtctaagtcttcttgcattttcgataccgcaaagccctcacttctttcactaatggttatcaatgcatcatccgcaaatagtcgaatattgcaatatttcaagcattctttaatatcgttaatatatattgtaaacaatagcggtgccaatactgaaccttgcggtagcccaatatgtacatcagcaaccggtgaaactgcacttccaattatcgtcttctgttttctattactcaaatagcttctgaaccattccaaggattttcctcttatcccattattaaacataacattcagcagttcctctctatccacagtttcaaaagcacgttttaagtctaaaaagactgagatcacaactttcttatcagttatatcctctttccattccgcaataaccatattcagtgcggtttcgcaagaatggcttttcctaaacccagattgttcaggtataataatttggtatttatctagatatgccactaattgatttttaaccaccgtttccataattttttcatctgcgggtagcgtattaattgggcgcagttcctctggccttactgtatttttgactttttccgcaggtactatagttgatactttccagcaatttggaacaatgctactgtttattgattcatttattatatctttgtagaagtgagcaatgtaaatcatggcatctttaaataccccctccgacaaaagcttttttccaccatatttgtttctaaaagatttagaaatgttcattatatcatctaactctacgtcggtgaattgaaaagtttcaattgcattatttacacttgtttctgccgcaatcggaattatttcaatgctatcattaatttcagctatgctctgtataaaaaatgtatttagggcattggctatatcgtattccttctcgaggcattcaccgttaattactattttgctaacgacctttctgtcatcggtgagctcagcaagatgttttaaagacttccacatccgcttcatgtctcctgcactatcgagcactttatcttccatatatttcttctttttatacataacagtttttttatatctttttaggaaagatatcgggcgatatgactctcctatgttagctggtttccctggctttagtagcgggaccaccttggccattttccatttttcggttatgacaaaggtggaaagagacaggttgaagacatgtgctaaatactTGAAACCGTCTTTCActgggcttttaagcatcggcatggctataccgtctgggcccactgctttggatgatttagcatgaccgatggcatcctcaacatctttggcggtgatggtaattggtgacgcgctgaacttatgtttacgtgcgtttctgttggccctccgtctatttttgtcgaccgtagaatgcattatgtattgtcggcagaaagcgctcgcgcattttttcgcatccgacagcactttgtcgccaaaggcgatggaaactttgttattgtgcctagacggattcgatagggactttacagtggaccaaagtttacctacaccggcagagaggttacaaccgcttaggtgctcctcccatttcgcccgcttgtgttcatccacaagcaatctaatgcgttggtttatatcccttatttgcgggtcgccgggatcgagctgtcttatacggtcacgttctctcgctaaacttgcggcctccgccgggaagtggggtcgAATTTCGGGAATACTACCGGAgtgaatgaaacgagccgaggccgattcaatgaccttgcggaaagcacgctccccttggcgggcatcagttgggatagggagggcagcaaagcggctgtctgtaaaggatttgtattcgtcccactttaattttttaaagttaatgaaagtgcgtttttctgctacgatgaagtcggcgggacggtcgagcgaaataagtataggcaggtggtcggatgccaatgttaccatcggctgccagttgacgcagtttacgagttctgcgctcacgattgaaatatccggcgaactgtgacagcttcctaccatacgtgtgggggcgtctccgtttatagtgcagaacgtcgtttcttctatttgatccgctaacatctcacccctacggtccacccgcaagtttgaatgccatagatcgtgatgggcattgaaatcgcctaagataatgcgattgtttccagtgagtacgctgCTGATATCAggacggtatccactggggcaacaggtgacagggggatgtagattttgatgatttctagatttgcatcgcctgacaggacagataatccttgaggttctaagacactgtctctGCGGTCGacgtcgggatcaaatatatgatattgcacagtgtggtgtatgataaatgcgaggccgcctccatttccgctctcgcgatcttttctgtggacattatacccagaacaagtctgcaatgcagatcttgctgtgagtttagtctcttgaatcgcagcaatgcggatgttgtgccacttcatgaagtcgactatctccgtgatcttcccagttaatccattacagtttaactgcagaaatctgaagtgcatagggggagacgtcgtcactctgggagcaagtgacgggtgactacggctgggctgtggaaggccagaacgcgattgctgttgaggccctggggctgaggcgcagactacgggacgtgaAGAGCAAGGAgttgccccagcgggttaggggatcagaatatacccgcggtaggtatgcctgtcgtaagaggcgactaaaataccagattcaaggggttgtgtaacgtaacccttcaggttgccagcgcaatatgtagcttctccgaacccaattgtcaacctcacctatccgcggcgaatcctgtttcactaacagacgaggctctggcgaccacaagctcctcatggaacttgggggtggggaggggggaatggcctgaaggtttaatgtggccacataaatcgttcccgagatggtcgggctagcaccttaatggtgctgtggtaccgtagcgtccggatctttatccggcaaaggaccatcacatcgataacactccccaaagccttggggagcaaccttatcgctacaacaacaacaataagagcAAGGAttcataaaagatttataaaagtaacgtggacgtctggttttggggtctagcccagagcaacctgtccgatgcaaccatcccttacacgagacacactgacaagagtatgaccgtcctaaaaagatctttttccggcagatgcagcaaaatcaTTTCTCAGGACGGGGGTCAggggacggacccggattgggttcgataccttcccggagcaagagaatatggaccAGTCCcgttgcaaggagctgctgggaggatgacaatttgtgggagggacgcaacaaattaaatggagttatTGCAAAGCAATCGAGTTCCCGATTTCTCGGGCCTCAAAAATCTCGCCAAAAACCGTTctggaattgtaaaatttgttgctttcgaattaaaatggaggtagcgcaaaatgaacatagtcttgttcaacgtgactagcatcaggcgtagcatcaacaatattagcaaaatacttggctttcttgcgttgatctaatatagtttttcTCACGtgttttgcaaaaatttataaacagcgttttgagccagctgccaaatgaagtatttattcttaaattttaaggaaaaggacttttctgaattttttcacACATCACGAtaataaaacgaaatgcagatattcgttgcttttcaaATTCGgctaccccgggcccgggggaatccccctaTTCCCCTTCCACTCTCGTCGGGCCTGCTCCCATGTTAGCTAGTTTCCCAAGCTTTAGTAGCGCGGCCacgttggccattttccattttcggggatgacaaagtgGACAGAGactggttgaagacatgcgctaaatatttgaagccATCGTtttctaggcttttaagcatcggcatagatggtttagcttgaccgatggcatgctaaacctctttggcggtgatggtaattggggacgtgctgaatttatttatgttcgtgtctgttggccctccgtctggctttgtcaaccgtagaaggcattatatattgtcggcaaaaagcgttcGGACATTTTTTCCCATCCGACagaactttatcgccaaaggcgatggtaattttgtcattgtgcttagacggattcgactttacggtggaccaaagcttacccacaccagcagagaggttacaacgacttagatgctcctcccatttcgcccgcttgtgttcatccacaagcaatctgatgcgttgatttatatcccttatttgggggtcgccgggatcgagctgtcttataaggtcacgttctctcgataaatttgcggcctccaccggaaaatgaggccgaatttcgggaattcttcctgcgggaataaagcgagccgaggctaattcaatgaccttgcgcaaagcacgctccccttggcgagcatcagtcgggatagggagggcagcaaagcggctgtctgtaaaggatttgcattcatcccactttccttttttacagtttatgaaagtgcgtttttcggtgacgatgaagtcggcggtacgctcgagcgaaataagtattggcatgtggtcggatgccaatgttaccctcggctgctagttgacgcagtttacgagtcctgcgatgacgattgatatatctggcgaactgtgacagcttcctaccgtaCTAGTgaggcatctccgtttattgtgcagaacgtcgtttcttctatttgatccgccaacatctcacccctgctgtctgcctgcaagtttgaatgccataggtcgtggtgggcattgaaatcgcctaagataatgcgccAATGAGTAAggtgctgatattagggcggtatccactggcgAGCAGGtcgcaggagggatgtagatgttgatgatttctaggtttacatcgcctgatcggacagataagccgtgacgttctaggacattgtccctgcgggcgatgtcgggatcaaatatatgatattgcactgagtggtgtatgataaacgcgagaccgtcTCCTTTTCCACTCTCgccatcttttctgtggacattatacccagaacaggtctgaagagcagatcttgctgtgagcttagtctcttgaatcgcagcaatgcggatgttgtgccgcttcatgaaatcgactatctccgtgatcttcccagttaatccattacagtttaactgcagaattctgaagtgcagcgagggagacgtcgtcactctaggagtaagtgacgggtgacgggtgacgggtgactacgcctgcgttgtgaaaggctaggatgCAGTTGCTGTTGTGGCATTCGGGTACCCGGTAGTAGAAGTACATTATGTTTAGATTTATTATATTGAAATGATGGGATGTCATCACTAAAACATTAACATTTGGAACTAAATGATGCATCAGCAAAATCTATGCAGGTTTTGTTAGTGAACATTATTTTGCCCGAAACCACTTCATTCTTTTACCTTCATATTTTTTGGCATTCCCCGAATGTGAGCACAAGTGGAACGAGGGTTCCATTCCGGCAcaaaggggaaataagcaaagAGTTGTATTAAATGCGACAAGTACATATATGACAAAAATGTATGGCAAATATGGTGCGCACTAAAATTTGTGATAAATttgcattgaaaaaattaaaaataaccaaCATACCTGGGAGGATTACTTTCTATTTCTTTTAGCTTCGAGAGCAGAGTCTCTTCTTCCTTGATAAGCTCATCGTATTCCTTGCAAGCCTTTGTCCACTCAAAATTTGTAGAACGTATTTGAAACTCATGCTCTATCCACGTTGCATCACCATCGCCACCACGTTGAGGGCGTGATTTAACAAGCTTTGCATGCATCTCTTTGCAATTTTGTATTTTTGTCAGCAATTCTGATATATGCGTCTGATTTGCGATAACAGCACGTTGAGCCTCTGCTAGCAGTGTCAAGTGTTGAGCTTGTTTCTCTTTTACAGCCTTTTCTTGTAATTTAATAATCCATTCCAGAGCACGACCAAGTGAAATGGGATCATCATTTGCGTAATTGAAGTCGAGTTGATGCGAAAGATAGCTTGCTGACTCGAGTAAACGATTGAATTCGCGTTCAACCTAAAATATAAATAATGTTATTTGATTTGATGATGAAGTAATGCAATAAGTATACTCACCATATCATCTTTGTGTTTGGGCACTGGTTTACCACAAGCACCATACAGCGGGCAGGCTTGCCTAATGGGCACCATCTCCATGCCAATTTGTTTGCTCAATATTGTCATGGGGTTACCCCAAACTCCAGTCACCACCATCGCGCCCAAATCGGCGATGTAATTGTTTTTGCGAAAAGTGGCGATACGTCCACCAACACGATCTCGCGCCTCAAGCACTATTACATCCATTCCGAATTGCTGCAGCTGTTGGGCAGCTGCTAATCCTGAAATGCCTGCACCAATTACTATCACTTTACCCAATTTCTTTGCTGGAATAGCACGTAGACGTTTAAAAATGCCAAAATTTATGAAGCCGTGTCGTTCTAGAAATGAATGTATGCGTTTCACCAAATTCGGATCGCTATCGAAAGGTGGCTCCATGTCTTTTATTGCATTTTCTATAATTAATTGCTGTTTTGGATTTTCGATCCACATTTGTAATAAACGATTGCGTATGTTAAGAAAAACACGTTGTGCAACCAAACCAGTCTTTGTGATATCAGGAAAACAGGCACCCTCATTCGTGGTCATTTTATCAAAAGGTAAACGTGATTGGAATGCAGCACCTTCTAGGCCAGTCAATATCTCTTTATATGCTTCTGCTGCCGCAGCTGCAGCTTCACGTGGATCAGTAATGTCTTTTGGAAATGGGCTACGTGTCGTTTCGGATGTGCGTTTTTTGCCGATTTCAGACCGTCGTTCACCACCACCTGCAGCTGATGAACTCGAAGGTGTGCTAGGCTTATCGCCAGAATCTGTATTGCCACTTGTCGGCTTGTTATAGTAATCAACCTGAAAATAGAAAATGGTCAGCTGTGTTGCACCATCCACCTAAAGTGCATTACCTTCGGTCTATTACGCCTGCTAGTTCTTCGTTCATCACCACCAGTTCCACCTTGTGCATCATTTGAATCATCGTCAAACTTTAATTTACTTGGTGTTCCACTGCCGCCAGCAGCATTGGTAGGCGGTTTACGCTTTGGTGACATTTCCTCCACGTCCGAATCATCGCTTATCAATGTTACACATTCAATTGCTTCCACATTAGTGGCCGAGCTGCTGCTACTCGTCGTCGTTGTTGTTATGCTGCTTTTTGTATTGTTATTGCCACTAAAATTATTATTGGTCTTTAAAAGCGAATGTTGATTTGGTGGGAAAACACTACCGGTACCGGCAGCACTGATAGCACCACCGCCGACAGCGGCAGTCGCGGTCACTGCTAGGCTTGTCGGCGCACCTCCTACGGCTTGCGTTGACACTGTAGACATGCCGGTAACCGTTAGgtttattttttccatttaaaaCTTTGATATTATCAGGACCTCtcactatttttatatcttttatgcATACTTTTTAGACATTTAcactaattaaaattaattttttgtaagaCTTTTCGTTAAAATAGCAAGAGAAAAGTTTTGTTTACGTCTTCACCACCGTCGCACACAGTTGCAAGTAATAGTATCTAAATCAGAATTCAACTTTTAGAAAAACTACAGTTTTAGTTGAGGTATGACTATGATATAGACTATGGCGTCATCTGCTGATTAAAAAAAAGTCAGATTCAGCTACCAACCTCTAGATGGCGCTGATATTAGTCATAACTTCTAAGCTCCGCCACACAAGCTATGGAAACCCTGTAGGAAAAAGTTTTGCTCGTTTTTTGTAATTAATCGTATTTAAATCTTCCAATatgattaaaaataaatatgaataagCGAAAATTAATAAAAGAGCAAAGACTCTTTAAATATAAGATGGTGCATTTTAGAGTGCTGTCAGCCTCAACATAGTTGATTTTTTTGaggctgtataactctgtaatttattttgcctttgtaAAAATGATCTATtcgaaaataagctggctgaaaaatattggcataacagctaaagttaaatcaacaattcaAAATCTCAGACAAGCGACTTGTAAAAtaagctaatttgtctatttttttcttattttctcgatatagggtgtgttcgagctgcagcagtgttactttttatgacagagcataactttagcaatactactgttattatttggctgctcaaac
The Eurosta solidaginis isolate ZX-2024a chromosome 5, ASM4086904v1, whole genome shotgun sequence DNA segment above includes these coding regions:
- the LOC137254085 gene encoding possible lysine-specific histone demethylase 1-like codes for the protein MEKINLTVTGMSTVSTQAVGGAPTSLAVTATAAVGGGAISAAGTGSVFPPNQHSLLKTNNNFSGNNNTKSSITTTTTSSSSSATNVEAIECVTLISDDSDVEEMSPKRKPPTNAAGGSGTPSKLKFDDDSNDAQGGTGGDERRTSRRNRPKVDYYNKPTSGNTDSGDKPSTPSSSSAAGGGERRSEIGKKRTSETTRSPFPKDITDPREAAAAAAEAYKEILTGLEGAAFQSRLPFDKMTTNEGACFPDITKTGLVAQRVFLNIRNRLLQMWIENPKQQLIIENAIKDMEPPFDSDPNLVKRIHSFLERHGFINFGIFKRLRAIPAKKLGKVIVIGAGISGLAAAQQLQQFGMDVIVLEARDRVGGRIATFRKNNYIADLGAMVVTGVWGNPMTILSKQIGMEMVPIRQACPLYGACGKPVPKHKDDMVEREFNRLLESASYLSHQLDFNYANDDPISLGRALEWIIKLQEKAVKEKQAQHLTLLAEAQRAVIANQTHISELLTKIQNCKEMHAKLVKSRPQRGGDGDATWIEHEFQIRSTNFEWTKACKEYDELIKEEETLLSKLKEIESNPPSDVYLSSKDRQILDWHFANLEFANATPLSNLSLKHWDQDDDFEFIGNHTTVRNGYSCVPIALTEGLDIRVNTAVKTIKYFPTGVEIVTENLKTNNSSVTYKADIALCTLTLGVLKIATTKVQSQQSNTVKFEPPLPDWKQSAIQRLGFGNLNKVVLCFDRIFWDPNTNLFGHVGSTTASRGELFLFWSISQSPVLLALVAGQSAAIMENVSDDVIVGRCIAVLKGIFGNGAVPQPKETVVTRWRADPWARGSYSFVSVGSSGSDYDLLASPVIPPSSSSTNINQDQDELPRLFFAGEHTIRNYPATVHGAFLSGLREAGRIADYYLGYPEGTPPDIGYSVVEAANTASVGDNVDIVDIAHSTDSSSKTSEEKSNTADSNE